GCACGCCGATCGTTCCTCTGCACCTTCCGCACCCACGGAAGCATAACTGTCGAACAGGTGAAGAAACGCCTGGCGAACCTCGGCACACAGGAGGACCGCTTCGTCCGCCTCCGAGGGCCAGGACAGGCCGACGTCCCCGGCAAGGGCGCTACGCAGGGCGCCATGAAGACGATCAAGGACATCGAGCCGAACCTCGGCTCCGCCGCTGGCTTGCTCGTTGATCACGGCTATCGCCTCGCGTAGCGCGGAGCCCGCCGCTACCATGGACGCGTCGCCGCCGGTGAAATCGAATGCAGCCCCTGAATGTGCCATAGCTAGTCCCGCTCCACGGATGAGGCCGGCGCAAAGTTCCATGTAGGGGCACGACCCTCAACCGGTGCACATTAGCACAATGTTTAAGTCATAAAGCACCGCCCGGGTACGGCGGGCCGCGGCAGCGACCTCGCGATTTCCACGCCTTCCGCAGTTAGAATCAAGGGCTTTTGGAGCGCCTCATGCAGCAATACCTCGACCTCATGCGGCATGTCCTTGAGCACGGGGACCGCAAGACGGACCGGACAGGCACGGGAACGGTGTCGGTGTTCGGCTGGCAGATGCGGTTCCGCCTTGCCGAAGGCTTTCCGCTACTCACCACCAAGAAACTCCACACCCGCTCGATCATCCACGAATTGCTGTGGTTCATTCGGGGCGATACGAACATCCGGTACCTGAAGGACCACGGCGTTTCGATCTGGGACGAATGGGCCGACGAGAACGGGGATCTCGGACCTGTTTACGGAAAGCAGTGGCGTCGCTGGGAGACCGCCGACGGGCGGAGCGTGGACCAGCTCGCGCAACTGGTCGACGGCATCAAGCGCAACCCCGACTCGCGCCGGCACATCGTGTCCGCATGGAACCCGGGCGAAGTCGGCAGCATGGCCCTGCCGCCGTGCCACGCGCTGTTCCAGTTCTACGTTGCCGGCGGCCGGCTGTCCTGCCAGCTCTATCAGCGCAGTGCCGACATCTTCCTCGGCGTGCCCTTCAATATTGCGTCCTACGCCCTGCTCACAATGATGGTGGCGCAGGTGTGCGACCTTGAGCCTGGCGACTTCGTGTGGACGGGCGGAGATTGCCATCTCTATCTCAACCATTTGCAGCAAGC
Above is a window of Azoarcus olearius DNA encoding:
- a CDS encoding thymidylate synthase, with the translated sequence MQQYLDLMRHVLEHGDRKTDRTGTGTVSVFGWQMRFRLAEGFPLLTTKKLHTRSIIHELLWFIRGDTNIRYLKDHGVSIWDEWADENGDLGPVYGKQWRRWETADGRSVDQLAQLVDGIKRNPDSRRHIVSAWNPGEVGSMALPPCHALFQFYVAGGRLSCQLYQRSADIFLGVPFNIASYALLTMMVAQVCDLEPGDFVWTGGDCHLYLNHLQQAEEQLQRTPYPLPRMILNPEVRDLFAFRFEDFTLEGYTAHPHIKAPVAV